The Acanthopagrus latus isolate v.2019 chromosome 6, fAcaLat1.1, whole genome shotgun sequence genome includes a region encoding these proteins:
- the pdrg1 gene encoding p53 and DNA damage-regulated protein 1, translating into MDGESKRVLEYLTEVEVAAEDVLTTKQQIVDLDTKRNRNREALNALKNEVSDSEKVKVCFGSVFIKFPKLKMTEMIQKDQKQLDMEINDLRKGLKAKVNRLNEMQGKPELRGYNLSPLSSDEIKAISGLLKK; encoded by the exons ATGGACGGTGAATCCAAGCGAGTTTTGGAATATTTGACTGAAGTGGAGGTAGCAGCTGAAGATGTTCTCACGACAAAACAGCAA ATAGTGGACCttgacacaaagagaaacaggaacAGAGAGGCACTGAACGCACTGAAAAATGAAGTGTCAGATTCAG AGAAAGTGAAGGTTTGTTTTGGAAGCGTGTTTATCAAATTTCCCAAGTTGAAGATGACGGAGATGATTCAGAAAG ACCAAAAGCAGCTGGACATGGAAATAAATGACCTGCGCAAAGGACTGAAAGCAAAAGTCAATCGTCTCAATGAGATGCAAG gAAAACCTGAGCTGAGAGGCTAcaatctttctcctctctcctctgatgaaATCAAAGCTATTAGCGGCCTTTTGAAAAAGTGA